In Streptomyces alboniger, the following are encoded in one genomic region:
- the rocD gene encoding ornithine--oxo-acid transaminase, translating into MSSTPSPRTASEQYIASAGAHSAHNYHPLPLVITSAEGAWMTDVEGRRYLDMLAGYSALNFGHGNRRLLDAAKAQLDRVTLTSRAFHHDRFAEFCTRLAELCGKEMVLPMNTGAEAVETAVKTARKWGYKVKGVPDGRARIVVAAGNFHGRTTTIVSFSTDPEARADFGPYTPGFDVVPYGDPEALRAAVTDDTVAVLLEPIQGEAGVLVPPAGYLAGVRELTRERGILFMADEIQSGLGRTGRTFACEHEGVVPDVYVLGKALGGGVVPVSAVVADADVLGVFQPGEHGSTFGGNPLACAVGLEVIAMLSTGEFQERATELGEHLHAELGLLTGTGKVTQVRGRGLWAGVDIAPSHGTGRQVSEKLMERGVLVKDTHGATIRIAPPLVISKEDLDWGLDQLRAVLS; encoded by the coding sequence GTGTCGAGTACGCCTTCTCCCCGCACGGCCAGCGAGCAGTACATCGCCTCGGCCGGGGCGCACAGCGCGCACAACTACCACCCGCTGCCCCTCGTGATCACCTCGGCCGAGGGCGCGTGGATGACCGATGTCGAGGGGCGTCGCTACCTCGACATGCTCGCCGGGTACTCCGCGCTCAACTTCGGGCACGGCAACCGCCGTCTGCTCGACGCGGCCAAGGCGCAGCTGGACCGCGTCACGCTGACCTCGCGGGCCTTCCACCACGACCGGTTCGCCGAGTTCTGCACGCGCCTGGCCGAGCTGTGCGGCAAGGAGATGGTGCTGCCGATGAACACGGGCGCGGAGGCCGTCGAGACGGCCGTGAAGACCGCGCGGAAGTGGGGTTACAAGGTCAAGGGCGTGCCGGACGGGCGCGCGAGGATCGTGGTCGCGGCCGGCAACTTCCACGGCCGGACCACGACCATCGTCAGCTTCTCCACGGACCCCGAGGCGCGGGCGGACTTCGGGCCGTACACGCCGGGGTTCGACGTCGTGCCGTACGGGGATCCGGAGGCGCTGCGGGCCGCGGTCACCGACGACACGGTGGCGGTGCTGCTCGAACCGATCCAGGGCGAGGCCGGGGTGCTGGTGCCGCCCGCCGGGTATCTGGCGGGGGTCAGGGAGCTGACCCGGGAGCGCGGGATCCTCTTCATGGCGGACGAGATCCAGTCGGGGCTCGGCCGGACGGGACGTACGTTCGCGTGTGAGCACGAGGGTGTGGTGCCGGACGTGTATGTGCTGGGCAAGGCGCTCGGCGGCGGGGTCGTGCCGGTGTCGGCGGTGGTCGCGGACGCCGATGTGCTCGGGGTGTTCCAGCCGGGCGAGCACGGGTCGACGTTCGGCGGCAACCCCCTCGCCTGTGCCGTGGGTCTTGAGGTGATCGCCATGCTGTCGACGGGCGAGTTCCAGGAGCGGGCCACGGAGCTGGGTGAGCATCTGCATGCCGAGCTGGGGCTGCTGACCGGCACCGGCAAGGTGACGCAGGTGCGTGGGCGCGGGCTGTGGGCGGGCGTCGACATCGCCCCGTCGCACGGCACGGGCCGGCAGGTCTCCGAGAAGCTGATGGAGCGGGGGGTGCTGGTCAAGGACACGCACGGGGCGACGATCCGCATCGCTCCCCCGCTGGTGATCAGCAAGGAGGACCTTGACTGGGGCCTTGACCAGCTGCGGGCGGTGCTGAGCTAG
- the glyA gene encoding serine hydroxymethyltransferase: protein MTHPSSPSPSEHHPALAAEDPELAALIGAEERLQAGTLRLIPSENYVSAAVLEASGTVLQNKYSEGYPGRRYYEGQQNIDPVERLAVARAKAVFGVEHANVQPYSGSPANLAVYLAFAEPGDTVMGMALPMGGHLTHGWGVSATGKWFRGVQYGVRQDTGLVDLDEVRDLALKERPKLIFCGGTALPRTIDFAAFAEIAHEAGAVLVADIAHIAGLIAGGAHPSPVPHADVISTTTHKTLRGPRGAMLMAREEHAKAIDKAVFPGLQGGPHNQTTAAIAVALHEASRPSFRDYAHAVVANAKALADALLARGFDLVSGGTDNHLILMDLTPKDVPGKVAAKALDRAGIVVNYNTVPFDPRKPFDPSGVRIGTPSLTSRGLGAEHMATVADWIDRGVAAARAEDEDALTKIRAEVADLMSAHPAPGLPTD, encoded by the coding sequence ATGACCCACCCTTCCTCTCCCTCTCCTTCCGAGCACCACCCCGCCCTCGCCGCCGAGGACCCCGAACTCGCCGCCCTGATCGGCGCCGAGGAGCGGCTCCAGGCCGGCACCCTGCGGCTGATCCCCAGCGAGAACTACGTCTCCGCCGCGGTCCTCGAAGCCTCCGGCACCGTCCTTCAGAACAAGTACAGCGAGGGCTACCCGGGCCGCCGCTACTACGAGGGCCAGCAGAACATCGACCCCGTCGAGCGCCTGGCCGTGGCCCGGGCCAAGGCGGTCTTCGGCGTGGAGCACGCCAACGTCCAGCCCTACTCCGGCTCCCCGGCCAACCTCGCCGTCTACCTCGCCTTCGCCGAGCCCGGCGACACCGTGATGGGCATGGCCCTGCCCATGGGCGGCCACCTCACCCACGGCTGGGGCGTCTCCGCCACCGGCAAGTGGTTCCGCGGCGTGCAGTACGGCGTACGACAGGACACCGGGCTCGTCGACCTCGACGAGGTCCGCGACCTCGCCCTGAAGGAACGCCCCAAGCTGATCTTCTGCGGCGGCACCGCCCTGCCCCGCACCATCGACTTCGCCGCCTTCGCGGAGATCGCCCACGAGGCCGGCGCCGTCCTGGTCGCCGACATCGCGCACATCGCCGGACTGATCGCGGGCGGCGCCCACCCCTCGCCGGTGCCGCACGCCGACGTGATCTCCACCACCACGCACAAGACCCTGCGCGGCCCGCGCGGCGCGATGCTCATGGCCCGCGAGGAGCACGCCAAGGCCATCGACAAGGCGGTCTTCCCCGGCCTCCAGGGCGGCCCCCACAACCAGACCACCGCGGCCATAGCGGTCGCCCTCCACGAGGCGTCCCGGCCCTCCTTCCGCGACTACGCCCACGCGGTCGTCGCCAACGCGAAGGCCCTCGCCGACGCGCTGCTCGCCCGCGGCTTCGACCTGGTCTCCGGCGGCACCGACAACCACCTGATCCTGATGGACCTCACCCCCAAGGACGTACCGGGCAAGGTCGCGGCGAAGGCCCTGGACCGGGCCGGGATCGTCGTGAACTACAACACCGTGCCGTTCGACCCGCGGAAGCCGTTCGACCCCTCGGGCGTACGCATCGGCACCCCCTCCCTCACCTCCCGCGGCCTCGGCGCGGAGCACATGGCGACCGTCGCCGACTGGATCGACCGCGGTGTCGCCGCCGCGCGCGCCGAGGACGAGGACGCCCTGACGAAGATCAGGGCCGAGGTCGCCGACCTGATGTCCGCCCACCCGGCCCCGGGCCTGCCGACGGACTGA
- the trpS gene encoding tryptophan--tRNA ligase, with product MASERPRVLSGIQPTAGSFHLGNYLGAVRQWVALQDSHDAFYMVVDLHAITVPQDPADLRANTRLAAAQLLAAGLDPERCTLFVQSHVPEHAQLGWVMNCLTGFGEASRMTQFKDKSAKQGADRASVGLFTYPVLQVADILLYQANEVPVGEDQRQHIELTRDLAERFNGRFGETFTVPSAYILKETAKIYDLQDPSIKMSKSASTPKGLINLLDEPKATAKKVKSAVTDTDTVIRYDVAEKPGVSNLLSIYSTLTGTGIAELEQKYTGKGYGALKTDLAEVMVEFVTPFRDRTQQYLDDPETLDSILAKGAEKARAVAAETLAQAYDKVGFLPAKH from the coding sequence ATGGCCTCTGAACGACCTCGTGTGCTCTCCGGAATCCAGCCCACCGCCGGCTCGTTCCACCTCGGCAACTACCTCGGCGCGGTCCGCCAGTGGGTGGCCCTCCAGGACTCCCACGACGCCTTCTACATGGTGGTGGACCTGCACGCGATCACGGTCCCGCAGGACCCCGCCGATCTGCGGGCCAACACCCGGCTCGCCGCCGCCCAGCTGCTCGCCGCCGGTCTCGACCCCGAGCGCTGCACGCTCTTCGTCCAGAGCCACGTCCCCGAGCACGCCCAGCTCGGCTGGGTCATGAACTGCCTCACCGGCTTCGGCGAGGCGTCCCGCATGACCCAGTTCAAGGACAAGTCCGCCAAGCAGGGCGCCGACCGCGCCTCGGTCGGCCTCTTCACGTACCCCGTCCTCCAGGTCGCGGACATCCTGCTGTACCAGGCCAACGAGGTGCCGGTCGGCGAGGACCAGCGCCAGCACATCGAGCTGACCCGTGACCTCGCCGAGCGCTTCAACGGCCGCTTCGGTGAGACGTTCACGGTCCCTTCGGCGTACATCCTCAAGGAGACGGCGAAGATCTACGACCTTCAGGACCCGTCGATCAAGATGAGCAAGTCGGCGTCCACGCCGAAGGGCCTGATCAACCTCCTCGACGAGCCCAAGGCCACCGCCAAAAAGGTCAAGAGCGCCGTCACCGACACCGACACGGTGATCCGCTACGACGTGGCCGAGAAGCCGGGTGTCAGCAACCTCCTCAGCATCTACTCCACGCTCACCGGCACCGGTATCGCCGAACTGGAGCAGAAGTACACCGGCAAGGGCTACGGTGCGCTGAAGACCGACCTCGCCGAGGTCATGGTCGAGTTCGTGACCCCCTTCCGGGACCGCACCCAGCAGTACCTGGACGACCCGGAGACGCTCGACTCGATCCTGGCCAAGGGCGCGGAGAAGGCCCGTGCCGTCGCCGCCGAGACCCTCGCGCAGGCGTACGACAAGGTGGGCTTCCTGCCCGCCAAGCACTGA
- a CDS encoding 2'-5' RNA ligase family protein: MGTVTIGVSIAVPEPHGSLLQERRAGFGDPAAHGIPTHVTLLPPTEVDASALPAVEAHLLSVAAAGRPFPMRLSGTGTFRPLSPVVFVRVVSGAAACSWLQERVRDASGPMARELQFPYHPHVTVAHGISEEAMDRAYEELSEYEAEWPCTGFALYEQGSDGVWRKLREFAFGGPVVPPQAPSPAARGTLPAR; encoded by the coding sequence GTGGGGACCGTAACGATCGGCGTCTCGATCGCGGTCCCGGAGCCACACGGCAGCCTGCTCCAGGAGCGGCGCGCGGGCTTCGGTGACCCCGCCGCGCACGGCATCCCCACGCACGTGACCCTGCTCCCTCCTACCGAAGTGGACGCCTCCGCGCTGCCCGCGGTTGAGGCGCACCTCCTGTCGGTCGCGGCGGCCGGACGCCCCTTCCCGATGCGCCTCTCGGGGACGGGCACCTTCCGTCCGCTGTCGCCCGTCGTCTTCGTGCGGGTGGTGTCGGGTGCCGCGGCCTGCTCCTGGCTCCAGGAGCGGGTGCGGGACGCCTCGGGCCCGATGGCACGGGAACTACAGTTCCCGTACCACCCGCACGTCACCGTGGCGCACGGCATCTCCGAAGAGGCCATGGACCGGGCGTACGAGGAGCTTTCGGAGTACGAGGCCGAGTGGCCCTGCACCGGCTTCGCCCTCTACGAGCAGGGTTCCGACGGCGTCTGGCGCAAGCTGCGCGAGTTCGCCTTCGGCGGCCCCGTGGTGCCCCCTCAGGCGCCTTCGCCGGCGGCCCGGGGTACGCTGCCCGCTCGCTGA
- a CDS encoding decaprenylphospho-beta-D-erythro-pentofuranosid-2-ulose 2-reductase gives MKDAFGTPQSLLVLGGTSEIALATARRLVARRTRTVWLAGRPSPALEKAASGLRDLGADVRTVAFDALDPESHEENLGKIFTEGDIDMVLLAFGVLGDQARDEDEPLSAARVAQTNYTGAVSAGLVCARALQSQGHGSLVVLSSVAGERARRSNFIYGSSKAGLDAFAQGLGDALYGTGVHVMVVRPGFVRTKMTAGLEEAPMATTPEAVAEAIETGLRRRSETVWVPGVLRVVMSALRHVPRPVFRRLPL, from the coding sequence ATGAAAGACGCCTTCGGCACCCCCCAGTCCCTGCTCGTCCTCGGCGGCACCTCCGAGATCGCACTCGCCACCGCGCGTCGCCTCGTCGCCCGCCGCACCCGCACGGTGTGGCTGGCCGGCCGCCCCTCGCCGGCCCTGGAGAAGGCCGCGTCCGGACTGCGCGACCTGGGAGCGGACGTGCGCACCGTCGCCTTCGACGCGCTCGACCCCGAGTCCCACGAGGAGAACCTCGGCAAGATCTTCACCGAGGGCGACATCGACATGGTGCTGCTCGCCTTCGGCGTCCTCGGCGACCAGGCGCGCGACGAGGACGAGCCTCTCTCCGCGGCGCGCGTCGCCCAGACCAACTACACCGGGGCGGTCTCGGCGGGCCTGGTCTGCGCGCGGGCACTCCAGTCCCAGGGGCACGGCTCCTTGGTGGTGCTCTCCTCGGTGGCGGGCGAGCGGGCCCGCCGTTCGAACTTCATCTACGGCTCCAGCAAGGCGGGCCTCGACGCGTTCGCCCAGGGGCTCGGCGACGCGCTGTACGGCACCGGGGTGCACGTGATGGTGGTCCGCCCCGGCTTCGTCCGTACGAAGATGACGGCGGGCCTGGAGGAGGCTCCCATGGCGACCACTCCGGAGGCGGTGGCCGAGGCCATCGAGACCGGCCTGCGACGCCGCTCGGAGACGGTGTGGGTGCCCGGGGTGCTGCGGGTGGTGATGTCGGCGCTGCGGCACGTGCCACGGCCGGTGTTCCGGCGGCTGCCGCTCTGA
- a CDS encoding FAD-binding oxidoreductase gives MPADSPALPPSEAASAAEAVSVSGWGRTAPTTARLVRPRTPEEAAAAVRDCGERGGIARGLGRAYGDAAQNAGGAVFDMTGLDRVRAIDADAGTVVCDSGVSLHRLMEVLLPLGWFVPVTPGTRYVTVGGAIGADIHGKNHHVSGSFSRHVLAMDLLTADGTVHTVTPGTPLFDATAGGMGLTGVILSATVRLQPVETSLMSVDTERATDLDDLMARLTATDHRYRYSVAWIDLLARGTAMGRSVLTRGDHAPLDALPARARARRAPLAFRPGQLPAAPSFVPDGLLGKATVGLFNELWYRKAPRCRTGELQKISTFFHPLDGVPHWNRVYGRSGFVQYQFVVGYGKEEALRRVVRRISERGCPSFLAVLKRFGEGDPGWLSFPMPGWTLALDIPANLPGLGAFLDELDEEVAAADGRVYLAKDSRLRPEMLAAMYPRLDDFRALRAGLDPRGVFRSDLSRRLAL, from the coding sequence ATGCCTGCCGACTCCCCCGCATTGCCCCCCTCCGAAGCCGCGTCCGCCGCCGAAGCCGTGTCCGTCTCCGGCTGGGGCCGCACGGCTCCGACCACCGCCCGGCTGGTGAGACCCCGCACACCGGAGGAGGCCGCGGCCGCCGTGCGCGACTGTGGTGAGCGCGGCGGCATCGCCAGGGGCCTCGGCCGGGCCTACGGCGACGCGGCGCAGAACGCGGGCGGTGCCGTCTTCGACATGACGGGCCTGGACCGGGTGCGCGCCATCGACGCCGACGCGGGCACGGTCGTGTGCGACTCCGGGGTCTCGCTGCACCGCCTGATGGAAGTCCTGCTCCCCCTCGGCTGGTTCGTGCCGGTGACGCCGGGGACGCGCTATGTGACGGTCGGCGGGGCCATCGGCGCCGACATCCACGGCAAGAACCACCACGTCTCGGGGTCGTTCTCGCGGCACGTCCTCGCGATGGACCTGCTCACGGCCGACGGCACGGTCCACACCGTCACGCCCGGCACCCCACTGTTCGACGCCACGGCGGGCGGCATGGGCCTGACCGGCGTCATCCTGTCGGCGACGGTCCGGCTCCAGCCGGTCGAGACGTCCTTGATGAGCGTCGACACGGAACGCGCCACGGACCTCGACGACCTGATGGCCCGCCTCACCGCCACCGACCACCGCTACCGCTACTCGGTGGCCTGGATCGACCTCCTCGCCCGCGGCACGGCCATGGGCCGCTCGGTCCTGACCCGCGGCGACCACGCCCCCCTGGACGCGCTTCCGGCACGGGCACGCGCGCGCAGGGCCCCGCTGGCGTTCCGCCCCGGACAGCTCCCCGCCGCCCCCTCCTTCGTACCGGACGGGCTGCTCGGCAAGGCCACGGTGGGCCTCTTCAACGAACTCTGGTACCGCAAGGCGCCCCGCTGCCGCACCGGAGAGCTCCAGAAGATCTCGACCTTCTTCCACCCGCTGGACGGCGTCCCACACTGGAACCGCGTCTACGGACGCAGCGGCTTCGTGCAGTACCAATTCGTCGTCGGATACGGCAAGGAGGAGGCCCTGCGCCGCGTCGTACGCCGCATCTCGGAGCGCGGCTGCCCGTCCTTCCTCGCCGTACTGAAGCGCTTCGGAGAGGGCGATCCGGGCTGGCTGTCGTTCCCCATGCCCGGCTGGACGCTCGCGCTCGACATCCCCGCGAACCTGCCGGGGCTCGGCGCCTTCCTCGACGAACTCGACGAGGAGGTGGCCGCCGCGGACGGGCGCGTCTACCTCGCCAAGGACTCGCGGCTGCGGCCCGAGATGCTCGCCGCGATGTACCCCCGGCTCGACGACTTCCGTGCCCTGCGGGCCGGTCTCGACCCGCGCGGCGTGTTCCGCTCGGACCTCTCGCGCCGCCTCGCCCTCTAG
- a CDS encoding phosphatase PAP2 family protein, producing the protein MHDMDHRLLSALRDCGTDPRVATVARALSWSGEHGALWIAAGLLGAAADRERRGAWLRGTALTAAAHLASMGVKRVVRRPRPAHRGGAEPLVRTAGRHSFPSSHATSAAAATVAYGALRPVGARLVPPVAAAMCVSRMVVGVHYPSDVAAGAALGALTARVGAAWMNGSRADA; encoded by the coding sequence ATGCACGACATGGACCACAGGTTGCTGTCGGCCCTGCGCGACTGCGGCACCGACCCGCGCGTGGCGACCGTCGCGCGCGCCCTCTCCTGGAGCGGCGAGCACGGCGCCCTCTGGATCGCCGCGGGGCTCCTGGGGGCCGCCGCGGACCGCGAGCGGCGCGGCGCCTGGCTGCGCGGCACGGCGCTGACCGCCGCCGCCCACCTCGCGAGCATGGGCGTCAAGCGGGTCGTCCGCCGCCCTCGCCCCGCCCACAGAGGCGGCGCCGAGCCGCTGGTGCGCACCGCGGGCCGGCACTCCTTCCCCAGCTCGCACGCCACGTCGGCGGCCGCCGCGACCGTCGCGTACGGCGCGCTGCGCCCCGTCGGCGCCCGTCTCGTGCCGCCCGTGGCCGCCGCGATGTGCGTCTCCCGGATGGTCGTCGGCGTCCACTACCCCTCCGACGTGGCCGCGGGCGCGGCGCTCGGCGCGCTCACCGCGCGCGTGGGGGCCGCCTGGATGAACGGGAGCCGCGCCGATGCCTGA
- a CDS encoding decaprenyl-phosphate phosphoribosyltransferase: MPERISTVLERPRPPQPQRPGPISLPLGLLRTARPRQWVKNVLVVAAPAAAGELFTHHALVQLAIVFALFTAAASAVYLINDARDADADRAHPTKCRRPVAAGQVPVPVAYTVGGLLAALAPVAAYVLCTPLTAALLAGYVCMQLAYCVSLKHVLVVDLTIVTTGFLMRAMIGGLALDIPLSRWFLITTGFGALFMVSAKRYSESVQMSATSGQLGATRALLTEYTTGYLRFVWQLAAGVAVLAYCLWAMEAGGTANGSLLPWRQLSMAAFILAILRYAVFADRGTAGEPEDVVLRDRALAVIGLVWVAMYGLAVANW; this comes from the coding sequence ATGCCTGAACGTATCTCCACCGTCCTGGAGCGCCCCCGCCCGCCCCAGCCCCAGCGCCCGGGCCCCATCAGCCTGCCCCTCGGCCTCCTGAGGACCGCACGGCCCCGCCAGTGGGTGAAGAACGTCCTGGTCGTCGCGGCCCCCGCCGCGGCGGGCGAGCTGTTCACGCACCACGCGCTCGTCCAACTCGCGATCGTCTTCGCGCTGTTCACGGCCGCCGCGTCCGCCGTCTACCTGATCAACGACGCGCGCGACGCGGACGCCGACCGCGCCCACCCCACCAAGTGCCGCAGGCCGGTCGCCGCCGGACAGGTGCCGGTGCCCGTCGCCTACACCGTCGGGGGCCTCCTCGCGGCCCTCGCGCCCGTGGCCGCGTACGTCCTGTGCACCCCGCTGACGGCCGCGCTCCTGGCCGGGTACGTGTGCATGCAACTCGCCTACTGCGTCAGCCTCAAGCACGTGCTCGTCGTCGACCTCACGATCGTCACGACCGGCTTCCTGATGCGCGCCATGATCGGCGGCCTCGCGCTCGACATCCCGCTCTCGCGCTGGTTCCTGATCACCACGGGCTTCGGCGCGCTGTTCATGGTCTCCGCCAAGCGCTACTCCGAGTCCGTCCAGATGTCCGCGACCTCCGGGCAACTGGGCGCCACGCGCGCGCTGCTCACCGAATACACCACCGGTTATCTGCGCTTCGTATGGCAGCTGGCCGCCGGGGTCGCCGTCCTCGCGTACTGCCTGTGGGCCATGGAAGCGGGCGGCACGGCCAACGGCAGCCTGCTGCCCTGGCGCCAGCTGTCCATGGCGGCCTTCATCCTCGCGATCCTGCGCTACGCCGTCTTCGCCGACCGCGGCACCGCGGGCGAGCCGGAGGACGTCGTCCTGCGGGACAGGGCGCTCGCCGTGATCGGTCTGGTGTGGGTCGCGATGTACGGGCTCGCGGTCGCGAACTGGTGA
- a CDS encoding GtrA family protein produces the protein MSWDSLRGRLRSLGPELLGFAAAGICAYAADLGLFIWLRGPVGMDPLTAKALSFVAGCSVAYAGNALGTYRREAADASRLRQYAVFFAVNIAGALVQLLCIAVSHYGLGLTSQRADTVSGAGIGMALATVLRFWGTRTLVFRVARGTSGTTSGTTPDRTAGREATWTG, from the coding sequence GTGAGCTGGGACTCCCTCCGCGGGCGGCTGCGGTCGCTGGGACCCGAACTGCTCGGCTTCGCCGCCGCCGGGATCTGCGCGTACGCCGCCGACCTCGGCCTCTTCATCTGGCTGCGCGGACCGGTGGGCATGGACCCGCTGACCGCCAAGGCGCTCTCCTTCGTGGCGGGCTGCTCCGTGGCCTACGCGGGCAACGCCCTCGGCACCTACCGGCGCGAGGCCGCCGATGCCTCGCGGCTGCGCCAGTACGCGGTGTTCTTCGCCGTCAACATCGCCGGCGCCCTCGTCCAACTCCTGTGCATCGCCGTCTCCCACTACGGGCTCGGCCTCACCTCACAGCGTGCGGACACCGTCTCGGGCGCCGGGATCGGCATGGCCCTCGCCACCGTCCTCAGATTCTGGGGAACCCGGACTCTGGTATTCCGCGTGGCGCGCGGGACTTCGGGCACGACTTCCGGCACGACCCCGGACAGGACGGCAGGCAGGGAGGCAACATGGACTGGCTGA
- a CDS encoding YihY/virulence factor BrkB family protein: MDWLKKLPGIGPLVEKGMRTHAWRAYERLDAVHWTRLAAAMTFISFLALFPLLTVAAAIAAATLTKKQQNTLEDKLSDQVPGISDQLDLDGLVANAGTVGLVAGALLLFTGIGWVGSMRECLRAVWELPDEEENPFLGKVKDAGVLIGLGGAGLASFAASALASTAVGWTADLLGVDETGWGTVLLQAIAFAIAVLADFLLLLYVLTLLPGVQPHRRDLITAGLIGAAGFELLKLLLGGYMKGVAAKSMYGAFGVPVALLLWISFTAKLLLFCAAWTATRKASRATDTSSAKDEETPGVSPDPGDGRTGPAAASGA, translated from the coding sequence ATGGACTGGCTGAAGAAGCTGCCCGGCATCGGGCCGCTCGTCGAGAAGGGCATGCGCACGCACGCGTGGCGCGCCTACGAACGGCTCGACGCGGTCCACTGGACCCGCCTCGCGGCCGCGATGACGTTCATCAGCTTCCTGGCGCTCTTCCCGCTGCTCACCGTCGCCGCCGCGATCGCCGCGGCGACGCTCACCAAGAAGCAGCAGAACACCCTTGAGGACAAGCTCTCCGACCAGGTCCCCGGCATCTCCGACCAGCTGGACCTCGACGGCCTGGTCGCCAACGCGGGCACCGTCGGACTCGTCGCGGGCGCCCTGCTGCTCTTCACCGGCATCGGCTGGGTCGGCTCGATGCGGGAGTGCCTGCGGGCCGTCTGGGAGCTGCCGGACGAGGAGGAGAACCCCTTCCTCGGCAAGGTCAAGGACGCCGGGGTGCTCATCGGGCTCGGTGGCGCGGGTCTCGCCTCCTTCGCGGCGTCCGCGCTCGCCTCGACCGCCGTCGGCTGGACCGCCGACCTCCTCGGCGTCGACGAGACCGGCTGGGGAACGGTCCTGCTCCAGGCCATCGCGTTCGCCATCGCCGTGCTGGCCGACTTCCTCCTGCTGCTCTACGTCCTGACACTGCTGCCCGGGGTCCAGCCGCACCGGCGCGACCTCATCACCGCGGGACTGATCGGCGCGGCCGGCTTCGAACTGCTCAAACTGCTTCTTGGCGGCTACATGAAGGGCGTAGCCGCCAAGAGCATGTACGGCGCCTTCGGCGTGCCCGTCGCGCTGCTCCTGTGGATCAGCTTCACCGCGAAGCTGCTGCTGTTCTGCGCCGCCTGGACGGCGACGCGGAAGGCCTCACGCGCGACGGACACCTCCTCCGCAAAGGACGAGGAGACGCCCGGCGTCAGTCCTGACCCGGGCGACGGCCGGACTGGCCCGGCAGCGGCATCCGGCGCCTGA
- a CDS encoding D-alanyl-D-alanine carboxypeptidase family protein produces the protein MIPPCTFSSVPASKKAAVLLASATLLTVSTTAPAFADGEPGDKDKPKPPASMSTVGGAQLGKPGTQAKLKPGAPVLPKDLSARSWIVSDAESGEVLAAHNAHWRLPPASTLKMLFADTVLPKFPKTQKHKVALSDLEGIGAGSSMVGIKENETYSVHDLWLGVFLKSGNDAVHVLSAMNDGVDKTVKDMQAHAENLQALDTHVVSPDGYDAKGQVSSAYDLSLIARSGLQKKDFREYCSTATATFPGETKKITKGKDKGKTKRGSFEIQNTNKLLTGGLDVTPYKGIAGVKNGYTSNAGNTFTGVAERDGKILLVTVMNPASGEAHAVYKETARLLDWGFKAAGKVDPVGELVAPKGATGAGKGAPGGVGDGKNGAAANMAHASDDGTSGMGVALAVAGGVVVVLAAGVFVVRRRMPLPGQSGRRPGQD, from the coding sequence ATGATCCCGCCCTGTACGTTCTCGTCCGTGCCTGCCTCCAAAAAAGCCGCCGTGCTGCTCGCCTCCGCGACATTGCTGACCGTGTCGACCACCGCTCCCGCCTTCGCGGACGGCGAGCCAGGGGACAAGGACAAGCCGAAGCCGCCCGCTTCGATGTCGACCGTCGGCGGGGCCCAGCTCGGGAAGCCGGGCACCCAGGCAAAGCTCAAGCCGGGCGCCCCGGTGCTGCCCAAGGACCTCTCGGCGCGCTCCTGGATCGTCTCGGACGCGGAGTCCGGCGAGGTCCTCGCCGCGCACAACGCCCACTGGCGGCTGCCCCCCGCGAGCACCCTGAAGATGCTCTTCGCGGACACGGTCCTGCCGAAGTTCCCCAAGACGCAGAAGCACAAGGTGGCGCTCTCCGACCTGGAGGGCATCGGCGCGGGCAGCAGCATGGTCGGCATCAAGGAGAACGAGACGTACTCCGTCCACGACCTGTGGCTCGGTGTCTTCCTGAAGTCGGGCAACGACGCGGTGCACGTCCTGTCCGCGATGAACGACGGCGTCGACAAGACCGTCAAGGACATGCAGGCGCACGCCGAGAACCTCCAGGCCCTGGACACCCACGTGGTCTCGCCGGACGGTTACGACGCCAAGGGGCAGGTGTCGTCCGCGTACGACCTGTCGCTGATCGCGCGCTCGGGGCTGCAGAAGAAGGACTTCCGGGAGTACTGCTCGACGGCCACCGCCACGTTCCCCGGGGAGACCAAGAAGATCACCAAGGGCAAGGACAAGGGCAAGACGAAGCGCGGCTCCTTCGAGATCCAGAACACCAACAAGCTGCTCACCGGAGGCCTGGACGTCACCCCGTACAAGGGCATCGCGGGCGTCAAGAACGGCTACACCTCGAACGCGGGGAACACGTTCACCGGTGTCGCCGAGCGTGACGGCAAAATCCTCCTCGTCACCGTCATGAACCCCGCCTCCGGAGAGGCGCACGCCGTCTACAAGGAGACCGCGCGGCTCCTCGACTGGGGCTTCAAGGCCGCGGGCAAGGTCGATCCGGTGGGTGAGCTGGTCGCCCCGAAGGGGGCCACGGGCGCGGGCAAGGGCGCTCCGGGCGGCGTCGGCGACGGCAAGAACGGCGCCGCGGCGAACATGGCGCACGCCTCCGACGACGGGACGAGCGGCATGGGCGTCGCGCTCGCGGTGGCGGGCGGCGTGGTCGTGGTGCTCGCCGCGGGCGTCTTCGTCGTCAGGCGCCGGATGCCGCTGCCGGGCCAGTCCGGCCGTCGCCCGGGTCAGGACTGA